The genomic region ACCGAGGGGGTGGTGCGGCTGCCCTCGGCGTTGGGGATGACCACCGGGTCGCCGCCCTCCATCACCGCCACGCAGGAATTGGTGGTGCCCAGATCGATTCCTATGACCTTTCCCATTCTGTACTCTCCCTTTTCTAAGCGTGCTCTACCGTTCAGACAGAATTGTTTTCGGATGATTAATATATCACTGTGAAGGAAGGCAATTCGCATGCCACCGGCGGGCCGGGGTAGACGGCCTTTCAGCCTGAGACGCTCACGGAACCGAATAGACTGTATTAAAAGAAGTTACGCCATCCTCTCCTGTGGCGGACCACTCCGGGGACCAGGCCGCCGTTTGTCTGTGCCCGGGTCGGCCTGTCAATTAAGCCGTTCTGGCACATACATGCCGTCATTTTGGCAGCATAGGTTTTATTTGACACTTCTTCGCAGAGTCGGTAAATTGAGCCATTCCGACAAACTCAAACCCGGAGAAAGCCGCCAGAGATGAAGAATTTCCTGAAAATCGCCCTGGCTCTCGCTATCAGCCTCACCTGTCTCTGGTTCGCTTTCCGCAACGTGGATTACAACCAGGCCATGCAGATATTCAGTCACGGCCGGGTGCGGATCATCCCCCTGTCGGTGTTCACTTGCCTCTGCCTGGCCGTGATGTGGGTGCGTTCCTGGCGCTGGACCTACCTGTTCCGGCCCGAGCACAAAGCCACGGTGGGCGGCCTGACAGTGGCCAACCTGATCGGTTTCATGACCAACAACATCCTCCCCTTAAGGATCGGCGAGATGGTGCGGGCCTGGATGGCGCGGCGCAAGAGCCGCGCCCCGCTCAGCTACGTGATCGGCAGCCTGGTGGTGGAACGCCTGTTCGACACCCTGTGCATGCTGCTCTGCCTGATCGTGCCGCTGCTGTTTATCCCCGGGCTGCCGGGAGTGATGCGCAAGATCGGCCTGGGTATGACCGCGGCCTTTTTCGGCGCCCTGGGCATCATGCTCCTGCTACGGTTCAAGCCACACCTGGCCCAGACAGTCATCGCCGTTCCGGCGCGACGGTTCATGTCCGCCCAGGCTTTCGCCAAGCTCGACCACCTTCTGCACACATTCACCGACGGCCTCCGGATGCTCAAAGACGGCGGGGCGATGCTCAAGGTCGCGACCCTGAGCGTGTTCCACTGGGGCCTGGTGGTTTTCAGCTACTACATGGCTTTCCAGGGCTTCTCGTTCGACAGCCTGCCTTGGACCGCGCCGTTTCTGACCCTCGGGCTGGTCGGCCTGGGGGTGGCCCTGCCCTCGGCCCCGGCCTTTATCGGTCCACTCCACACGGCGATAATCTATTCCCTGAGTGATATTTACGGCGTGCCCAAGAGCGAGGCCATCGGGTTCGCGGTTGTAATGCACCTTCTGATGATGCTGCCGTTGACCGCGGTGGGCCTGGCCCTGATGTCGCGCGAGGGCCTCTCCCTCAGCCAGATCCGTCAGAGCGCAGAGCAGACCGCCGAAACCTCAGCCGAGCCGACCGAAACCGGACCCCTGCCGGCGGCAGACGCCTCCGAATGACCTGTCCGTCCAAGTTCGGCCGCCAGGGCGGCCGAGGAGAACGATGATGTCCAATTCAGACCAGCAGGAACTGACGCTCAGAGTCTTCGCCAAGATCAACCTGTCGTTGCGCATCCTCGGCCGGATCGAGGGCGGATATCATTCCATTGAGACCATTTTCCAGAACATCTCGCTCTGCGACCGCCTGAGTATCCGCCCGGTCGAGGGCGAGGTCCGGGTCACCTGCAGCGACCCCTCCATCCCGGAAGGCCCCGAGAACCTGGCCTACCGGGCGGCCTCGGTCTGCCTGGAGATGCTGGGGGTAAGGGATCGGGGGGTGGAGATTCACATCGGGAAAGGCATTCCGGCCGGGGCCGGTCTGGGCGGGGGCAGCGCGGACGCGGCCGGGACGATCCTGGCCTGCGAGCGCCTGTTCGGCGACCTGCCGGGCGGCGATTCCACCCGCTATGCGCTGGCCGCCTCGCTGGGTGCGGATGTGCCGTTCCTGCTGTCGGGCGGGCGCGCCCTGGCCTGGGGGATCGGCGAGCGGATGCTGCACTTGCCGGTGAGCG from bacterium harbors:
- a CDS encoding flippase-like domain-containing protein, coding for MKNFLKIALALAISLTCLWFAFRNVDYNQAMQIFSHGRVRIIPLSVFTCLCLAVMWVRSWRWTYLFRPEHKATVGGLTVANLIGFMTNNILPLRIGEMVRAWMARRKSRAPLSYVIGSLVVERLFDTLCMLLCLIVPLLFIPGLPGVMRKIGLGMTAAFFGALGIMLLLRFKPHLAQTVIAVPARRFMSAQAFAKLDHLLHTFTDGLRMLKDGGAMLKVATLSVFHWGLVVFSYYMAFQGFSFDSLPWTAPFLTLGLVGLGVALPSAPAFIGPLHTAIIYSLSDIYGVPKSEAIGFAVVMHLLMMLPLTAVGLALMSREGLSLSQIRQSAEQTAETSAEPTETGPLPAADASE
- the ispE gene encoding 4-(cytidine 5'-diphospho)-2-C-methyl-D-erythritol kinase, with translation MSNSDQQELTLRVFAKINLSLRILGRIEGGYHSIETIFQNISLCDRLSIRPVEGEVRVTCSDPSIPEGPENLAYRAASVCLEMLGVRDRGVEIHIGKGIPAGAGLGGGSADAAGTILACERLFGDLPGGDSTRYALAASLGADVPFLLSGGRALAWGIGERMLHLPVSGATPVLLAMPGFSISTSWAYRALDISQAEGHSTEIMDVNGGPLDWMELTGPHGPVGSLVNDFEPVVFAHHPELRELKHSLFEAGARVALLSGSGSGIYGLFDDEATRDRAIEALADIEDLTLSPAAFVDKACIFD